In Bacteroidales bacterium, the genomic window TTGGTGTTGGTCGTAACACTACCGAAAAGCTTGTTGATGGTTTTATTAAAATAAAATTCCTGAAACAGAGCAAAGGTAAACGAAGAATGCCAATAACAGTTACAGGTCTTTCTGCAATGGGATTAAACACCCTCCCCGACCCATCTGTTAATACATTAATCAACGATTATTATTTTACAAATCGCATAACATATGCTCACCAGATTCTTATTGCAAGAAGATTTGGCGATTTATTAAGCTTACAACTTTCACCAACATTGATACACCGCAACCTTGTTCAAACCAAAGATGATATAAATGATGTATTTGCTTTAGGTGTTGGAGGAAGATTAAAATTATCGCATAAAATAGATTTAACTTCCGAATGGTATTATGTTTTCCCAAATCAGGTTTATTCGCAATATAATGGCACAGATGTTGTAAATTCTTTTTCTCTTGGAATTGATATTTATACCGGAAAACACACGTTCCAGCTTCATATAACCAATTCAACAACTATGGCTGAAAAAGGTTTTATTACAGAAACAACCGAAAGATGGGATAAAGGACAGATACATATTGGTTTCAATCTATTAAGGTTCTTTACAATTGCAAACTATTAAAAAATAACCCCTATGACAAAGAAAATTTTAATTTCATTTTTCACTGTAACGATAGCTCTGTTTGTAGCTATTCTGTTCTACTCTACAAAAAGTGTTATAGCTTACACTGATGGAAATCCTCCGGGATGCACAGGCTCACCAGCTGACGGGCAACATTGTGCAACAAATTGTCATAACGACAAATCTATTATTAAAGTTGAAGAAGGTTGGATTACTTCAACCATACCTCAAACAGGATATATTCCTGATTCAACTTATACAATCACATGCACAGCAAAAGGCGAAGCAACATCAACAAAATTCGGATTCGAAGCTTCACCTCAATTTCCTACCGGTAAAACAGCAGGGAAAATGTCTGTAATTAATACAACGGAAACCAAACTTGTTGGCGGGATAAAATACATTACCCAAATTAAGGGTGGTGTTGACGGACAAGGTTCAAGATCGTGGTCATTCAAATGGAAAGCTCCTATTAAAGGTTCCGGACCTCTTACATTTTATGCTGCTTTCATAATTGGCGGAAAACCTGAAACTGCGGTTACTTCTAAATTAGAAATTAAAGAAGCGCAATAAGATTTTATACCGATAAGGAAATGATTTATTCATAACTTATTTTATTTTAAAGGTATTCATGAGCTCACAAGTTCGGTTGCAATAAATTCTTATCGGTATAACAGAATCTTAGCACATTTTGTTTTACAAATTTGCTAAGATTCTGTATAAAATATACAGAAGCCCGAAATTTCATTCGGGCTTTTTTTATTCATTAATTTTTTAAACTACATTTGCAATAAATAATTTTTTCCGAAGAGTAATCAAATGTATATTTTAAAAGTTAAAGGAAGCGCTAAAATACCTGATTATATTCAAATACGCGATGATGATTTCACGTTGATAGCTTATTTCCGAACTGAAAATATTTCCACCGGATTACAACAATGTAAATTACAAGAAAAAGAAAATGAAATAAAAAAAATTATTGATTCCATTTCATTCGGTAAAATTTTTAAACTTCCATTTTAATGCATATGGATACAAACGAAACAATAATATCATTAAATCACACATCTGTTTATCAAAAAAACATACTGATACTTTCTAATGTAAATCTCAGTATCAGTAAAGGCGAATTTGTTTATTTAATTGGTGAAACAGGGAGTGGCAAAAGCAGCCTACTAAAAATTCTATATGCCGATTTACCTTTATTTGAAGGCGAAGGCGTTATTGCAGGATTCAATCTAAAAGAAATAAAAAATAAAGATATTCCATTCTTAAGAAGGAAAATTGGTATCGTGTTCCAGGACTTCCAGCTTTTAATTGATCGCGATGTAAATGAAAATTTATTATTTGTTTTAAAAGCAACCGGTTGGACAGATACAGAAAAAATGCAATCCAAAATACAGGAAGTACTTAATAAAGTCGGGCTTGTAGCAAAAGGGCACAAAATGCCACATCAACTTTCAGGTGGCGAACAACAACGTGTTGTTATAGCAAGAGCATTATTGAACGACCCTGAAATTATTCTTGCCGATGAGCCTACTGGAAACCTCGATCCAAAAACTTCTGAAGATATTTTATCATTGCTTATTGAAATCAGTAAAGCCGGCAAAGCTGTGCTAATGGCCACACATGACTATTCGCTGTTCAATAAATTCCAGTCAAGAACATTGAAATGCGAAAATGGTTCTGTATTGGAAACGCATACCAGTCATCAGGGAAATAATATATCGACCAACTGATTGATATTATAATTTGTTGAATAGATGCTATCGTTCAGCAGTTTTTTTCTTTTTTCAATATCATTACGGGCAAATGGACGAGCAAAATAGTCGAGTACTGCTTTTTTCATTTCAACATTTCCATCACGAATAACGCATAATGATTCAAGACCTGTATCTTCTACCATCGGAGTATTTACAATACAATGCTTTCCTGTGTACAGAGCAGATAATAATTTTAATTTTATACCCGTAGCCTGAAATGTAGGAAGAATATTTATCTGCGCATCTTTTATCAACTTATAAATATCTGCGGTAGTTATTTCAGTTCTTAATGTGATATTGCTGTATTTCTCGGCCGCATGACGCAGCTCTTTGGATGGTTTATTACCAGCAATAATCAAGGGTACATCAATATCATTAAAAATTTCGTTTATAAGGAAAAGACCGGCTTCATTATTTTCACCGACCGAAAGGCTTCCATGATATAACACATAATTCCCAAGACCTTCCTCGATATTGACTTCATCGTTCGGATGAAAGGCTGATACAGAAATTACATTTTTATATTTTTTTGAAAAATATTCTTTATCGTGAAGTGAAATGGCAGCAATACCATCAGCATGTTCGAGAATTTTTTCGTAGCGGCTCAGCTTCTGTGCTTCATTAGAAAAATAATATCTTTTAAAAATATCCTTTTCCACTTTAGCCAGGTTCATGTAATAATCATGTTCAATATTATGCGTACGAACTATTCTTCTTTTCTTTCTGAGGCGTTTGTCATCAAGGTAATAACAGCTATGCAATCCTTCAAAAAGAATAGGGTTATCCGTTTTTGACAGGTTCCTTACCAGGTCTTCGGAGCTTCGTGTTACCACTATATACGGGCGTCTGCGAAAAAGATTGGTTTTAGACACATCTCGTTTATAATAAAAAACATTTTCGCAAAGACTTTCAAGCTCCATCGAACGCTTTCTCCCATATTCAAAACAATGTAGGTTTACTTTGATACCTGCTTTCTTAAAAGCAACAATTTTATAATAGATATCTATCACTCCACCATAGTTAGGAGGACAAGGAATATCAAAGGCAACAATATCAACTTTCTTTTTTTTACTATGCATACTTTTCAAAAACATTCTTCAACACTTTTTCTTCTAATTCCCAATTCAATTTATTTTTTGCAATATTACAATTTTCTTTATAACGTAAAAGTTTTTCTTTATTAACAAGCATTCCGTTTATCTTTTCCGCAATATGTTTCGGCTCATGATTTTCAATACATTCACCGATTTTATATTGTTCAATAATTTTTTTCACTTCAACAAGTGGTGATGCAAGCACCGGAACACCAGCATATATATAATCGAACAATTTATTAGGTAAACTGTATCGGTAATTTATATTTGTATTTTTATCAAGAGTTAAACCTAAATCAGCATGAACAGTGTATTGCACAAGCTTCTCCATTGGTTGACGCGGAATGAAAAATACTTTTTTCTCCAAATTTTTTTCATGTACCATTTGTTTTAATATATCAATTACATCACCTCCGCCAATGATATATAGTACGGCTTCATTTACATATTGCATTGCAAGAACTAATTCTTCAGCGCCCCTGTCGACATTGATACCAGAGCCTTGCAACAAAATAATATTTTTGTTTTCAATAATTCCTAAATCATTTTTTGATTTGAAATCAATATGCGCCTTTACTTCAGGAATATTTCTTACAACTTTTATTTCATTTCCATATTCATCATGGTACAATTTTGCAATGGAATCGTTAACAGTAATGATATCTGATAAATTAGGAAATATCCATTTCTCAATATGCTTCCAGAATTTTTTCACAAATGGTCTTCCTTCAAGTTCAGGAACACCGGTATAATATTCATGCGAATCGTAAACTAAACCTTTCTTTCTGATTTTTTTTACAAGATAATTCGGAAGTAAGGTATCCAGGTCATTTGATACAAGCAGGTCACATTTTTTAAACATTAAAAATAAAAATAAACGAAAATTGTATTCCGCATAAAATAAAAAACCTTTTTCAAACAAAAGGAACATTCGCTCAGTAGAGTATTCCCTGTGATTTAAAGGCAGACTTTTTCTTTGCTTACGTCCGACCAGTAATACATCAAACCCGAGTTTCGTTAATGTAATACAGGTACGGTTTACGCGCTTGTCGGTGCTTAAATCATTTATTACCGATACGATTGCTTTTTTCAATGCTGATAAAAAAATTATTTATTCTCTTACAAAACTATTAATTTTACAGCATATAAATTACAATTATGATTATTTTAGAGAATGTTTCATTAAAACCCTATAATACGTTTGGTATTGATGCAGAAGCGAGAGCTTTTGCAGAGCTGAATACATTACAGGATATTCAAACCTTTTTGAACACAGCCCGGTATAAAAGCAGGCAAAAGCTGATACTTGGTGGAGGCAGCAATATTCTTTTCACTAACGACTTTAACGGAGTAGTTGTAAAAATAAATACAAAAGGGATTATAAAAGTTAAAGAATCGGAACAAAATATTTGGCTGAATGTTCAGTCCGGTGTAGTGTGGAACGATTTTGTAAATTACTGTATTGAAAATAATTTCGGAGGAATAGAAAACCTCGCACTTATTCCCGGAAACGTTGGCAGTTGCCCGATTCAGAATATCGGAGCTTATGGTGTTGAAGTAAAAGACTGCATCGAATCGGTTGAAGTAATTGATATAAAAAGCTTGCAGATGTATGAAATTCCAAACAAAGATTGTAAGTTTGGATATAGAAGCAGCATTTTCAAAAATGAATTAAAAGGAAAAATAATCATCCTTTCGGTTACATTCAAACTTACCAAACAACATCATTTACATCTTGAATATGGCGCCATTCGTGAAGAGTTAAGCAGAACAGGAATCTCACAGCCTACGTTAAAAAATATTGCTGAAGCTGTGTGCAATATCCGAAACTGCAAATTACCCGATCCAAAAGATATTGGCAATTCGGGAAGTTTTTTTAAAAACCCCTCCATCACAGGAAAAGAATTCTTAAAATTAAAATCATCATATCCCGCAATCCCCTCCTATTCCCAAACTGACGGCACTTATAAAATCCCGGCAGGCTGGTTAATTGAGCAATGCGGTTGGAAAGGTTATCGTGAAGGCGATGCAGGTGTTCACGAAAAACAGGCATTAGTGCTGGTAAATTACGGTAATGCTTCAGGTAATGACATTTTACAACTTGCAAAAAAAATTCAAACCTCCGTAAAGGAAAAATTTTCTATAGAACTTGAAATCGAAGTGAATATCATTTCCTGATTTTTTTTATCTTTATGTTTCACAAAATTTATAACGCGCCTATGAAACAAATATTTCTAACTCTATTAATTTTTATTACATTATCAATAAATTTATTTTCGCAGGATTACACTGCATCACAGATTTCATCCAACATGAAAGAAGATGCTTCGGCTGTGATACGATATGATCAAACAGACATTATAATTGAATCGTCAGGGAAATTTAATGAGAAAAGAAAATCTGTTATAACCGTGCTGAATAAGAATGGAGATAATTATGCAGTATTCATGGAACCCTACGATAAATACAGCAAAATATCGGTTGCATATGCAAAGGTGATGAATGAGAACGGAGCAATTATAAAAGAAATTAAAAAAACGGATTTCAAAGATTACAGTTCTTATTCCGAATATACATTATACAGCGACAACAGGGTTATTTATTACAAGCCATTGGTAAATGAATATCCATATACTGTAGAATATGAATGGCTGGTAAAATATAGTTCCACAATGTATCTGCCAAAATGGATACCTCAAAGTTCACCTGATATTTCTGTCGAGAAATCCGTTTTTAATATTTCTACGCCAAAAGAAATGGCTTTCCGTTTCAAAGAATTTAATCTTACAAGAACAGCCGGAATCAATTACGAAAAAGATCAAGATACTTATTCATGGACTGTCGAAAATTTGCCTGCATTCGAAGCAGAACCTTATTCTACAAACCTTATTGAAATTTTACCGGCAGTATTTATCGCTCCCAATAAATTTGAACTGGAGAATTTTTCAGGCAGTATGGAATCGTGGGAAGATTTTGGAAAATGGATAAAAAAATTAAATACAGAGAAGCAAAACCTTGATGATTCAACAGTTGCTAAATTAAACAGGCAGGCAGGCAGTATTACAAATAAAAAAGAAATTGTAAAAACATTATACGAATATCTTCAATCAAAAACAAGGTATGTAAGTGTGCAGCTTGGCATTGGCGGATTTCAGCCTGTTGATGCGGCAACAGTAAAAAAGTTGGGCTATGGCGATTGCAAAGCTTTAAGTAATTATATGATTGCATTACTCAATGCTGTTGGAATAAAATCTTATTACACTTTGATCAAAGCAGGAAATAACAAGAATGTCATTCCCGATTTTCCGGGCTTACAATTTAACCATGTTATCGTTTGTGTTCCTATCGAGAAAGACACGATCTGGCTTGAATGTACTAATCAGCACAATCCTTTTGGTTATATAGGAGGGTTTACTGATAACAGGTATGCTCTGGTGATAAATGAGAACGGAGGAAATTTAGTTCATACAAAGCACTATTTGGAAAAAGATAATTCAAGCACCAGCACAGTATTAATAAAAGTTAATTCGGATGGAAATGCAGATGCTTCAATAAAATCAACAAGTTCAGGACTCAATTATTATTCCTGTGCTGATATGCTAACGCAAACTAAAGAGGAACAAAAAAAATCGCTTTACAATAATTTAAATATTTCCGATTTCGAAATCAATGATTTTAATCTTGAAAAAACATCGAACGATATTCCTACGGTAAAAGGAAATTATAATTTGCTTTTAAAACAATTTGCATCATTAAGTTCAACACGAATTACCATTCCATTAAATTATAAAAACTATAATGTTGAAATTCCTGAAAAGCTTAAGAAACGTAAATCTAAAATTGAAATTCAAAATTCATATTTCTATTCCGATACAATAACCTATGTTTTGCCTGATAGTTTTAAAGTTGAATTTAAACCGGCTGTTGTGGATCTAAGTATGCCTTTCGGTGATTTCACTACCCAGATAAAAGAGTTAAACTACAATGTAGTAAGATATATCAGGACACTCAAAATTTATGAAGGAAAATTTTCACCGGGTATTTATGAAGATTTTATTCAGTTTTTTAAATACATTGATATTTCAGATAAAAATAAATTTGTATTCATTCACAGATAAATTAATTTCAACATTTAAAAATCATCCATTATGGTAAACAGAATTTTTCTTTTCGTTATTTTATTTTTCTACATTCAGATTACCTTTTCACAAAATAATAATAACACATCCCGGTTATCTCCGCTGACCAGAAAATTTTTATCTGAATCGGAAAAAAATATTGATAAAAGTAATTATATCTTTAAAAAAATAAACGGGAAAAATTATTTAAGCGCTTTAATCAAAGTGAGTGATAATACGGATATTTCCAGGCTTTCAAAACTGGATATACTTATTGGCACAAAAGCCGGAAATATATGGACTGTTCAAATCCCACCCGAAAACCTTGAAGCATTTGCTTCGATAAAAGAAATAGAATACATTCAACTTGACGAACCGGTTTTCATTAACCTCGACAGCGCCCGTCATGATACGCATACCGACTCCGTACACCAGGGTATTCAATTACCACAGGCATACACCGGGAAAAATGTTGTAGTTGGTATCATTGATGCTGGTTTTGATTACACGCATCCTGCTTTCCTCGATACAAGCGGAAATAATTACCGCATTAAAAAAGTATGGGAACTTAAAGAAACAGGAACACCACCATCAGGATATACATACGGAAATGAAATAACTGATTCGGCTGCATTATTCAATGATGGCTATGATGTGAATACATTTTCACATGGTTCGCATGTTGCAGGAATAGCCGCAGGTTCGGGCTATGGCAGCAGTAGCGATAATAAAAAATACAGAGGCATTGCTTTTGAAAGCGATTTGATTTTTGTTGGAATCAGGCCGGAACAAAGCGAATGGACAAATACAGGTGCCAGCTCAATTATTGATGGAATAAATTATATTTTTGATTATGCAGAATCTGTCGGCAAGCCTGCTGTTGCCAATTTAAGCTGGGGCTGTACAGTTGGTCCGCATGATGGCACTTCATTATTCAGCCAGGCAGTTGATAATCTTACCGGAGAAGGAAAAATATTTGTTTGCGCTGCAGGAAATAACGGGGCAACAAATATTCACCTTGGAAAAAAATTCAGCGCTAATGATACCTTACTTAAAACGGTTGTAAGTTTTTCGACATACATGAGCGCCAAGAAAACATGGGTAGATGCATGGGGTGATGCATCAGAAAATTTCTGTTCAAAACTTACCTTATGTAATGGCGCAACCCCGGTAGATTCTACAGAGTTTATTTGTCTCGATAATAATATTCATAACATTATTCTTAAAGCTTCCACAGGCGATACTTGTTTTGCAACTATTACAACATCTGCATCTGACTTCAATGGAAAGCCAAGAATATTCTTTGATTTTTTTAATAAATCAGCTAACCGTATTCTTATTACAATAAAAGCAAACAGTGGAACGGTAAACATGTGGATGGGCTATGTTCTGGATTATACTGGCTACTATGGAAATTTTATTGCAGGCGGAATTACCGGCAGTGAAAATGGGAATAAAGATATGACCATAAGCGATTTTGCTTCTACACATTCAGCAATATCTGCTGCGGCATATGTTTCAAAAGTAAAATTCACCAATATCGACGGACAAATCAATACTTACACCGGTTATACTGAAGGGAACATTACATCTTTCTCGAGTCATGGACCTGCTGCTGACAGCCTTACAAAACCTGATATTGCAGCTCCCGGAATGACCATTGCTTCTTCAATTAATTCATTTGACACCAACTATGATGCAGGAGGTACTGACAGGGTTTATGTTGTTACCTGTTATAACGACACGGTAAATAGCCATAATTATTGTTATGCCGTTATGAGTGGTACTTCTATGGCATCGCCAATGACTTCAGGAATTATTGCATTGATGCTTGAAGCAAATCCTTCCCTTACTCCCGGTTTGGTAAAATATATTTTGCAGTCAACCGCAATCACTGATAGTTATACAGGGGTTATTCCTTCTGAAGGAAGTAGTATTTGGGGATATGGAAAAATAAATGCTTATGCAGCTGTAAAGAAATCATGGACCGATGTCAATGTAAATAATATTTCAAACACCGAACTGAATTACATGATATATCCGAATCCCAACAACGGGAACTTCAGTATTGATTATATTTCCAAAACGGATGAAGAAATAAATATTTCTATTATTGATATTCTTGGAAAAAATATTTTATCCGAAAACTGGAAAGTAAATACAGGCATTAATTCTGAAAGATTTAATTTTTCAGATGTAACAACAGGAATTTATTTCATTAAAATTTCTTCTTTAGAAGGAACATCCGTTTATAAAATGATCGTAAAATAATATAAATAATAAGAACACGTTGATTCTAAAATATAATTTATTTACCAATGAAAAAATATTTATTAATAATCTTTGGAATTACAATTCTATTTTCCTGTTCAAAAAAAGACAATGATTCATCCATCACCAGTTGCTCAAAAGATGCAAGTAATTATTCCGATACCAGTGGAATAACATTTAATATCACGAAAGAAACCTGGTTCCTTATTCGTTACGATGATGGCGGAGGCTCGGTAAATATGATGCTTGCAGGGAAAACCAACGGAGATAGTGCAAAAATCAGGACTTCGGGCGATGGAGTATTTACTTATCTTAAATTAAATATGGATACTGCAAAAAAATTTGATTCTAATATTGAAATTTCTTTTAGTTATGGTTCAGTTAATGAAAATGAATTTAATGAAAATACCAACATCATGGTATTTAAAGGAAATGACACACTTAATGTACCATTAGAAAGTTGTACTCTTAAATATTAATTTCAAACAATAAAGAAATCGTGGCAAATCAAGAAATTGAAAATAAATTATCCGAACTATTCAGAACATGGTCGGGAACTGATTTGAATACAATTACGGAGTTACCTTCGTCCGGTTCATACCGCCGTTATTACAGGATATGTAGCAAATCAACTTCTGTTATTGGCGCTTTTAATAACGATATCCGCGAAAATCAGGCTTTCTTCACTTTTACCAAACATTTTTTCAGGAACAAATTAAATGTCCCTGAAATATATAAAATAGCCGACGACCAGCAAATATATCTTTTACAGGATTTAGGGAACACCACACTTTTCGGATGGCTTACTGAAAAAAGAAAAGAAGAAAGTTTTTCATCATCAATCATTGAAACATATAAAAAAGTAATTTCTGCCCTGCCCCTTTTTCAAATCAAATATTCCAAAGACCTTGATTATTCTGTTTGTTACCCGCGTGCTATGTTTGATAAACAATCGATGCTTTGGGATTTAAGTTATTTCAAATATTATTTTCTGAAACTATCGCAAATTGCATTTGATGAACAAAAACTGGAAGATGATTTTCAAACTCTTTCGAATTATTTACTTCAAACCGATTGCAATAATTTTTTATACCGCGACTTCCAGTCCAGGAACATAATGCTTTTCAATAATACACCATACTTCATCGATTACCAGGGTGGAAGAAAAGGTGC contains:
- a CDS encoding DUF5777 family beta-barrel protein, yielding MKRYLLTSFLIIFITSISYAQQETTEYTKMTFYANRIINGHSVDLTPHGKLDFKIGHRMGRVDQLDNFFGIDQATSRIALEYGATEWCNIGVGRNTTEKLVDGFIKIKFLKQSKGKRRMPITVTGLSAMGLNTLPDPSVNTLINDYYFTNRITYAHQILIARRFGDLLSLQLSPTLIHRNLVQTKDDINDVFALGVGGRLKLSHKIDLTSEWYYVFPNQVYSQYNGTDVVNSFSLGIDIYTGKHTFQLHITNSTTMAEKGFITETTERWDKGQIHIGFNLLRFFTIANY
- a CDS encoding ATP-binding cassette domain-containing protein; translated protein: MDTNETIISLNHTSVYQKNILILSNVNLSISKGEFVYLIGETGSGKSSLLKILYADLPLFEGEGVIAGFNLKEIKNKDIPFLRRKIGIVFQDFQLLIDRDVNENLLFVLKATGWTDTEKMQSKIQEVLNKVGLVAKGHKMPHQLSGGEQQRVVIARALLNDPEIILADEPTGNLDPKTSEDILSLLIEISKAGKAVLMATHDYSLFNKFQSRTLKCENGSVLETHTSHQGNNISTN
- a CDS encoding glycosyltransferase, with protein sequence MHSKKKKVDIVAFDIPCPPNYGGVIDIYYKIVAFKKAGIKVNLHCFEYGRKRSMELESLCENVFYYKRDVSKTNLFRRRPYIVVTRSSEDLVRNLSKTDNPILFEGLHSCYYLDDKRLRKKRRIVRTHNIEHDYYMNLAKVEKDIFKRYYFSNEAQKLSRYEKILEHADGIAAISLHDKEYFSKKYKNVISVSAFHPNDEVNIEEGLGNYVLYHGSLSVGENNEAGLFLINEIFNDIDVPLIIAGNKPSKELRHAAEKYSNITLRTEITTADIYKLIKDAQINILPTFQATGIKLKLLSALYTGKHCIVNTPMVEDTGLESLCVIRDGNVEMKKAVLDYFARPFARNDIEKRKKLLNDSIYSTNYNINQLVDILFP
- a CDS encoding glycosyltransferase encodes the protein MKKAIVSVINDLSTDKRVNRTCITLTKLGFDVLLVGRKQRKSLPLNHREYSTERMFLLFEKGFLFYAEYNFRLFLFLMFKKCDLLVSNDLDTLLPNYLVKKIRKKGLVYDSHEYYTGVPELEGRPFVKKFWKHIEKWIFPNLSDIITVNDSIAKLYHDEYGNEIKVVRNIPEVKAHIDFKSKNDLGIIENKNIILLQGSGINVDRGAEELVLAMQYVNEAVLYIIGGGDVIDILKQMVHEKNLEKKVFFIPRQPMEKLVQYTVHADLGLTLDKNTNINYRYSLPNKLFDYIYAGVPVLASPLVEVKKIIEQYKIGECIENHEPKHIAEKINGMLVNKEKLLRYKENCNIAKNKLNWELEEKVLKNVFEKYA
- the murB gene encoding UDP-N-acetylmuramate dehydrogenase — protein: MIILENVSLKPYNTFGIDAEARAFAELNTLQDIQTFLNTARYKSRQKLILGGGSNILFTNDFNGVVVKINTKGIIKVKESEQNIWLNVQSGVVWNDFVNYCIENNFGGIENLALIPGNVGSCPIQNIGAYGVEVKDCIESVEVIDIKSLQMYEIPNKDCKFGYRSSIFKNELKGKIIILSVTFKLTKQHHLHLEYGAIREELSRTGISQPTLKNIAEAVCNIRNCKLPDPKDIGNSGSFFKNPSITGKEFLKLKSSYPAIPSYSQTDGTYKIPAGWLIEQCGWKGYREGDAGVHEKQALVLVNYGNASGNDILQLAKKIQTSVKEKFSIELEIEVNIIS
- a CDS encoding DUF3857 domain-containing protein is translated as MKQIFLTLLIFITLSINLFSQDYTASQISSNMKEDASAVIRYDQTDIIIESSGKFNEKRKSVITVLNKNGDNYAVFMEPYDKYSKISVAYAKVMNENGAIIKEIKKTDFKDYSSYSEYTLYSDNRVIYYKPLVNEYPYTVEYEWLVKYSSTMYLPKWIPQSSPDISVEKSVFNISTPKEMAFRFKEFNLTRTAGINYEKDQDTYSWTVENLPAFEAEPYSTNLIEILPAVFIAPNKFELENFSGSMESWEDFGKWIKKLNTEKQNLDDSTVAKLNRQAGSITNKKEIVKTLYEYLQSKTRYVSVQLGIGGFQPVDAATVKKLGYGDCKALSNYMIALLNAVGIKSYYTLIKAGNNKNVIPDFPGLQFNHVIVCVPIEKDTIWLECTNQHNPFGYIGGFTDNRYALVINENGGNLVHTKHYLEKDNSSTSTVLIKVNSDGNADASIKSTSSGLNYYSCADMLTQTKEEQKKSLYNNLNISDFEINDFNLEKTSNDIPTVKGNYNLLLKQFASLSSTRITIPLNYKNYNVEIPEKLKKRKSKIEIQNSYFYSDTITYVLPDSFKVEFKPAVVDLSMPFGDFTTQIKELNYNVVRYIRTLKIYEGKFSPGIYEDFIQFFKYIDISDKNKFVFIHR
- a CDS encoding S8/S53 family peptidase, translating into MVNRIFLFVILFFYIQITFSQNNNNTSRLSPLTRKFLSESEKNIDKSNYIFKKINGKNYLSALIKVSDNTDISRLSKLDILIGTKAGNIWTVQIPPENLEAFASIKEIEYIQLDEPVFINLDSARHDTHTDSVHQGIQLPQAYTGKNVVVGIIDAGFDYTHPAFLDTSGNNYRIKKVWELKETGTPPSGYTYGNEITDSAALFNDGYDVNTFSHGSHVAGIAAGSGYGSSSDNKKYRGIAFESDLIFVGIRPEQSEWTNTGASSIIDGINYIFDYAESVGKPAVANLSWGCTVGPHDGTSLFSQAVDNLTGEGKIFVCAAGNNGATNIHLGKKFSANDTLLKTVVSFSTYMSAKKTWVDAWGDASENFCSKLTLCNGATPVDSTEFICLDNNIHNIILKASTGDTCFATITTSASDFNGKPRIFFDFFNKSANRILITIKANSGTVNMWMGYVLDYTGYYGNFIAGGITGSENGNKDMTISDFASTHSAISAAAYVSKVKFTNIDGQINTYTGYTEGNITSFSSHGPAADSLTKPDIAAPGMTIASSINSFDTNYDAGGTDRVYVVTCYNDTVNSHNYCYAVMSGTSMASPMTSGIIALMLEANPSLTPGLVKYILQSTAITDSYTGVIPSEGSSIWGYGKINAYAAVKKSWTDVNVNNISNTELNYMIYPNPNNGNFSIDYISKTDEEINISIIDILGKNILSENWKVNTGINSERFNFSDVTTGIYFIKISSLEGTSVYKMIVK